Genomic DNA from Burkholderia vietnamiensis LMG 10929:
CCCGTCGGCATCGTACCGATAACGGGTCCGGCGCCCTGCTGGATCGCTTATCTCGACGACCTGGCCACGCGCATTGCGTAGCGACTGTCGGACCCTTCCGCCGAGGCCAACGTGCCGAACCAAAAGCCCGGCTGCATCGTATTCGAAGGCCTCCGAACTTCCGTCGGGATATGTGATGCGGACCGGCTCGCCGGTCGGACGCACATCGTACGTGATGCGCTGACCAAGCGCGTTCTCACGCATAACCGGCAGACCGAACGGATCAAAAGTGGTTCGCGTCGCTTTGCCGGAACAGTCAGTGCGCGCGACGAGCTCGCCAAGCCTATTCCACTCCAGAGTCTTACGCCCCCCCAGCGCATCAATGTGCGCGAGCGGGAGCGAGGTCAGCCCTTTCGGATACTCGTAACGGTTTTCGCGGCCAAGCGGATCCTGACTCACCAGCAGCCGACCCTGCGGATCGTATTCTGCACGCCAGGCACCACCGTCAGGCCCGACAATCTCCACGGGCCGCATGCTGTTACCGTCATAGCGAGTGCGAGTCGTGCGACCGAGCGGATCGGTCTCGGCTACGATCCTGCCCGCGTCGTCGTACTCGAACTCGGCCGTGCGCTCACCCGGCAGCATCAGCATCACCGGCATGTCGGCGTCGTTGTACTTGATCCGGTAGAGTCCCCCGTCGAAGTCGGTGTACTCGACAATCTGAAACTGTGCGTCGAAGCGCCAGTGCACGGTGCGACCATCGGCGTGCCGGACGCGCGTCTGCCGGCCATCGACGTCGTATTCGAACGACCAGTCCTCGCCCTCGCTGGTGCGCGTTGCGACGACCCGCGGCTGTCCTTCGATCGTCGCCCACACATAACTAGACGTGAAACCCAGTGCGTTCACATGACTCGCCATGAGGCCGTTGGTATATGCGAACTGACGCACGACCGCGCCATTTGCGTCCGTCACCGACGCCAGCTGGCCGTTCTCATCGTATCCATAAGCGACGGCCAGCCGGCGCTCATTGCCATGAACGAGCGTGACCGCGCTAAGCCGTCCGTGTTCCTGCTCGTAATCGAGCACGGCATTCAATCCGCCGCACGTCAGAATCTCGGCGACGCGGCCGCGGCTATCGCGCTCGAACTGGCACCACTGCCCCGCCTGATCCTCGATGCGGCGCACCCAAGCGATGCGGCCGGAGTCCGGCTCGTATCGACCGAAGTCGTAATACGTCTCGCTAATGTCATGCAGGATGTAGCGGCCGTCGGGCGTACAGGTCAGATAGCGTTGCTCGGCCTCGCTGAACGCGGCTTGCCCGGCACGCAGCAACGGAAATCCGCTCTCGCGCCCTTGCGCGTCGGTGTACCAAAGCCGCCCGTCGCGAGCATGGAGACGAAGCTCCCACGGCGCCACCCAGCCGCGGCCAAGCGTCCCTGCATAGTCGATACTGCTCGAATAGAACCGCTTGATCGCGACCGGCATCGGGCTGGGGATCACGAAGTCGGTCTCCGATTCGGCCAACAGGATCTTTCTTCCGGTCGTGACGTCGACCGGGTTGCCGAACATCCCGCCGAGCGCCTTGTTGATCGCTGGCCCGGCAACGTACCGCCCGAACGCCTCACCGAGCACGTACCCGCCGATGAACTTCGCAGCGCACGGCAGCACCGCGCGCGACAGCCCGCCAGCCTGCTTCAACAACCCACCCAAGCCGCCGACCAGCCCCGCCAGCACGAACGCCCATTCCGTCGCCGTTCGCAGCCACGGCGGCACTTCGTCTTCGACTGGTAGGTATGTCTGCGTGCCGCCGTGAAAGAACGTGTCGTGAGAACCGTCGCCGATCGTCGCGCCGCAGGTGATCTTGTCGTCCTTCCGCGCCGCGGGCCGCCCGTTGATGAAGATGTTCGTCGATCCTTGCGCGACAAGCGGAATGGGATTGTGCTTGCTGCATGCCACGCCGCTTAACGTCGCATAGGCCGCCGAGAGGGAGTTGACGTAGACGTCCGGCGAACCTGTAATGATGTTGCCGGATTGCGAGCTGAACATCTTGCCGATCGACTCTCCTATTGATAGGAGAGCCTGCGCTCCGATACCGGCCATCATGCCGGCCAGCAACGCGACGCCGAATCCGCATGTGAATGTGGCGAAGGCGACCGCGGCGATCAGGGCAATGCCCAGCACGGCTCCGACCAGAAAGCCCGCAAGCGCGCTGGTGTGATCGATCGGGTCAGTGACACGTGCAGCTTCGTACACGATGGTGGTCCTCTGATGTTGTTATGCCGACTCTTGTTCTGCCGGACGGTAGCCGTCGAGCCAGTTGCGCCACAATGCGTCGAGCGTTTCGCCAAAGCTCTTCGCGCTCGATGCGGTAAAGATCAGCACGCGTCCCGGGGCAACGATGAATGCACCTTGGCGTTGAAAGACGGTCTTTGGACCATTCCGATAAGCAGCGTCGATGCGCTCCCCCGGCATTCCATCGGTTTCAGGCCCAAGCCGTTCAGCCTGGCGCGAAAGCACCCGGTGTCCCTGCAGCCTCGATTTGAGCAGCGCGATCTGCCGATCGATATACGGCGCAAGGGTCTCTCCGTCCTTGAGCCAGTCGCGTGCGACACTGAGGTTCGGCTGTGCGGCTGTATCGGCCGGCACGAACAGGTTGGTCGTGCGATCCTCGAAACCGTTCGGCAGAACGATGCTGCCTTCGTGAATCCGGATACGGTTTTCGGAATCCGTCATGCTGGTTCTCTCGTGATGTGTAGTTGTTGGAATGAGTGGAAATAAGCGTCCACTCGCGCCACCACTCATTTTCCTTGCAGCGCGACGGCGCTTTCCCGGCGCAAGCGCAAGCTGCCCGCGAGCAATACGACATGTGCGACGAGCCACGCGTAAAACGCAACGCCGTAGCCGGATATCGGCGTCGCATCTGCTTCGTTGAAGTACCACTTCGTCGTGAACAGTGAACAGAGCGCACACGCGAGCGCAGCTGCCGAAAACTGGCTCGCACGCGTATATCGGTTCCGGGCGAGCTGGACGGCCGCAACGACGTAGAGCGGATTGGCGAGCCATGCTGGATTGAGCATGAACAGTCCCCACCAGCCCTGGGCGAGAACCGACAGACCGCTGAGCGACGCTTCCTTTTCGAAATGCATCGCCGGCATCGTCAGCGAGAGGACGTACAGCACCCCGGATACGCCGAGGACCGTCTCTCGCCTGACGCGCGGCGGCGAATCAAAAACGTTCATCATTTCGCGAATCCATTGCACGACGCTTCAACCGTCACGCGTGCGTTCAATCCGTCTGGCCGGCCGGCGTCACGACCTTCTCGCCGCGCGCGCGCATCGCTGCACGTTGCGCCTTCGGATCGAGCGGCGGCCACGGCGCGCCGGCCGTGACGATCTTTCGGCGGATATCTTCGATGCGCGTACGCGCTGCGGAATCCGCAGCCGTATGGTTCTTTAACTCGTTTTGCAGCACCCACCCGTACGACACGCCGAGCTGGCTGGCAATCTTCGGATCCGCGCCGTGCGAGAGGAGGTAGTCGACGACGTCCCACTGCTGAATCATCGTCGCCTCGAAGAGTGCCGTCTTTCCGAGCGAATCACGAGCATTCACGTTCGCCTTGTGCTCGACCAGCAGCTTCAGCTGGGGCAGCAGCCGGTTCTCTGCAACCGCGAAGATCATCGGCGTGTCGCCGTTGTACAGCCAATTGGGATCGAGTCCGCTGTTCAACAACACGCGCAGAAGGTTGGGCGTATCGGCCCGCAATGCGACATCGACCACCGATCCACCGCTGCTGCCAACCGGGGCCTTCGGATCCGCACCGCTCTTCACGAGCACCGAAATGATCTGGTACCGCGGATTAGACGCATCGTTCTTGACCGGAACGATTTCCTGCACTGCGTACGACAGCAGCGTCGTGTTCTTCGCGCCGGGCGCATTCAGATCGGTCTTCGGCGCGAGTTGCTGAACCCGGCCGAGATCGCCGTCATGAATGGCCTGAGCCAAAGTGAGTTGCTGCCCCGAAAAGAAATCTTCCGGTGCGTAACGCTTGAAGCCAGTCATGTTCGTCCCTTGGGCTTGAGTGGGCCACCAGAGCGGCGAGGACACTCCAACGAGTGCGGCAATCGCGCCGGCGGTTATCGCTTTCTTGTATCGCATCAGTGAGAGGAGTTCAGTTGGGAGACCAGGTCGAGTTGATCCTTCGCGACCTGTTGGTTGATCCCGTTCGTCACGTCACCCATGAGGTGACGGCCGACCGTGGTCACGCTCTCACCATCGAGCGTGACGGGGCTACCAACAGCCTTGGGCATCAGCGCCGCCGTACCGTCGCTGATCGGCCCGAGTCGGCCTTCCTGCAGGCCGGTCAGGATATCGCCGTCGACGCGATAGGCCGTGATGTTGGCCGGCCGGGCGGTCCCGCCGTATTGTGCGACGGTCTCCGGATTGAGGCCGGCAGCATTGAAGGTCACCGCCGAACCGCCGCTGGCCTCGGCTGCAGCAGACGCCAGGCCACCGCCGAGCGAATGCCCGGTGAAATCGACGCCGGCCGACGCGCCCGTGGTCTCGATGTTCTTGCCGATCGTGACCGCATTGCGGTAATACGGCGCATCGGCGCCGAGCCCTTGTGCCATGTTGTTGCTCATGTCTTCGCCGAAGAGCTGCTGGGTTCCCTTGAACGCGACAGTCGGCTTCATGCTGTCGCCGAAGACATTCGGATCCGGGATATACATCTGCGACCCGAAGTTGCTACCGCTTTTCTCGAAGTCGCTCGGCTTGAGCCCGAAAGCCTTCAACGCTTCCGGATCGTTGGTCGCCATCTTCCACCCGGTCGGCGGCGGATCGTTCGGGTGATACACGTGATCCGCGAGTTTCGCCAGTTGCTGCGCCTTCAGCGAGCTCGCCAGCTTGGCCGCCGCCGCGCGCGTCGCCGGATCGGGGCTCGCCAGCCCCTTCGCGATCGTCGCCTGCTCTGCCGCCCACTCGAGCGCGAGCGCCTGTTCCGCGGATTGCGCACTGCCGCGATTCAAATGGATGACCGGCCCGTCGAGATAAATGCCGTTCGCGTTGATGACGATCGTTGACGGACCGAAGGTCAGCTTGATGCTGTCCGGCGTCATCGTCACGACGCCATCGCCGACACGATGCTCGATGCCGTCGCTCGCCTGATGGCTTTGCATGCCGGGTCCGGCCTTGCTTGCGATGGCCTTCGTATTGATCACGTTCGCCGTGGTGTCGCGCGTCAGCGCGATGGTTTCCTTCAGTCCGCCCTGCGCGATCTGCTTCGTCTCGCTGCCCTTGAGCAGCGACACCGTGCGCCCGCCGGCTTCGACCGTATGCGTTT
This window encodes:
- a CDS encoding RHS repeat-associated core domain-containing protein; the encoded protein is MYEAARVTDPIDHTSALAGFLVGAVLGIALIAAVAFATFTCGFGVALLAGMMAGIGAQALLSIGESIGKMFSSQSGNIITGSPDVYVNSLSAAYATLSGVACSKHNPIPLVAQGSTNIFINGRPAARKDDKITCGATIGDGSHDTFFHGGTQTYLPVEDEVPPWLRTATEWAFVLAGLVGGLGGLLKQAGGLSRAVLPCAAKFIGGYVLGEAFGRYVAGPAINKALGGMFGNPVDVTTGRKILLAESETDFVIPSPMPVAIKRFYSSSIDYAGTLGRGWVAPWELRLHARDGRLWYTDAQGRESGFPLLRAGQAAFSEAEQRYLTCTPDGRYILHDISETYYDFGRYEPDSGRIAWVRRIEDQAGQWCQFERDSRGRVAEILTCGGLNAVLDYEQEHGRLSAVTLVHGNERRLAVAYGYDENGQLASVTDANGAVVRQFAYTNGLMASHVNALGFTSSYVWATIEGQPRVVATRTSEGEDWSFEYDVDGRQTRVRHADGRTVHWRFDAQFQIVEYTDFDGGLYRIKYNDADMPVMLMLPGERTAEFEYDDAGRIVAETDPLGRTTRTRYDGNSMRPVEIVGPDGGAWRAEYDPQGRLLVSQDPLGRENRYEYPKGLTSLPLAHIDALGGRKTLEWNRLGELVARTDCSGKATRTTFDPFGLPVMRENALGQRITYDVRPTGEPVRITYPDGSSEAFEYDAAGLLVRHVGLGGRVRQSLRNARGQVVEISDPAGRRTRYRYDADGRLRELLQDRACYAFTYSAGGRLLTEMRPDGVERRFGYGDAGELLTLDIVGAPVNGANADRPVRTIRFERDRMGNLKVQHTPTEVTRFERDKGDRTVKVERTPTPAGIALGITPDVVSFEYDKAGRLMAEHGVNGTVEYVLDALDNVTTLALPHDQSLQILRYGSGHVHQIRCGDQVVSDFERDDLHREVMRTQGRLTQRSAYDPLGRKVWQSAGFQPEALGRGRGHLWRNYGYDAAGELIEMSDGLRGSTQYNYDPAGQLTRRVNTMDRQVEEFAWDGAGNLLDDAQRSSRGYVEGNRLLMWQDLRFEYDPFGNLTTKLRGANQTQRFTYDGQNRLIAVLTHDARGTVESRFEFDPIGRRTAKTDTSYDLRGVKLRSETKRFVWEGLRLAQEVRETGVSSYVYSPDASYSPAARVDAVIANALAAAAIDTAKLASRIYHFHTDLVGAPLEVTDEAGELAWAGQYTGWGKVKPNSRELTSARTDQPLRYAGQYADESTGLHYNTFRFYDPDVGRFINHDPIGLLGGDNLYAYAPNPTGWIDPWGWFGEKPLNSPDVTKWLEKGGTVHVEVESGTWVYTNAKGTVVRYPNGYPDFKPYEVRSVDVEGLKGNHSRAPAGDFGLADAKAGSPADYTKNTWHHHENMVTMQEIPKDIHSEFTHRGGVSNLKNQSSC
- a CDS encoding DUF1795 domain-containing protein, which encodes MTDSENRIRIHEGSIVLPNGFEDRTTNLFVPADTAAQPNLSVARDWLKDGETLAPYIDRQIALLKSRLQGHRVLSRQAERLGPETDGMPGERIDAAYRNGPKTVFQRQGAFIVAPGRVLIFTASSAKSFGETLDALWRNWLDGYRPAEQESA
- a CDS encoding ankyrin repeat domain-containing protein, whose amino-acid sequence is MRYKKAITAGAIAALVGVSSPLWWPTQAQGTNMTGFKRYAPEDFFSGQQLTLAQAIHDGDLGRVQQLAPKTDLNAPGAKNTTLLSYAVQEIVPVKNDASNPRYQIISVLVKSGADPKAPVGSSGGSVVDVALRADTPNLLRVLLNSGLDPNWLYNGDTPMIFAVAENRLLPQLKLLVEHKANVNARDSLGKTALFEATMIQQWDVVDYLLSHGADPKIASQLGVSYGWVLQNELKNHTAADSAARTRIEDIRRKIVTAGAPWPPLDPKAQRAAMRARGEKVVTPAGQTD